One Pectobacterium cacticida genomic window, AGCGAGACTTCTTGCTGAGCAGGCTGATGCTTGGTTTGCGTTGAACCGATTGATGCAAGAAGATTGGAAGTCGCTTTTTGAAGGTGCGCTAGGATATTACCTCGCCGGGCAAGAAACGAATCTTCTCATAAAAAACACCTACTATGCCGATGTTAAATTCACGCAGGTTAAACAATCAATTGATGATCATAGAAAAAGCGGCGGTCAGGTTATCGATTGTTATCTGTGCGGAAAATCTGCTGCACTGGTAAAAGATGTTTTTGAAATAAATGGTTATTCCATCAAAACATCGTCATGTCAGGTGTGTAACTCTTCACAGGACAAGGTGGCCGAATTTTCATGCCCGGAATGCAATGAACAGCAAACTCTGAGAGCTTGGCATGAAACGGATTTTGAATGCACCAAATGCCAGCATTCTGTTCCCCGTTATGAACTTTTTGATACGAGCAGTTACTCACAAGACGACTACCATTGTGCATCCACTCCGGCAGGCTGCTCCGAATGTGAAGTCGACGATTCCGTTTGTGAGTTTGGGGAGGGATATTTCTGCACTCAATGCTTTAGCTTTTTCGAATCTATTGACCAGTGCGATTGCTGCGGTCATTACAGTACAGATATAGATGAATTTAGCGTAATTACTGGTTGCAGCTTCTGCAATGGGCACCCAGAGACATGGCCTGATGGTGGTGACTGAGTATCCATGAATTACATTTTTAATATCACTTAAGCAGAATCAGACTAGAAAGTACTCAATTAGTCTGACGAAGAGTGACGACCAACTTATTCCTATAGTAAAAATTCATTTAATGCATCGTGCCATCAACATTTAGGGCGACGTCATTTTTGATGTCCTCTTCATTATAGAAATAAATCCCCCAACCAACTGCGTGCTCAGGGGATTTTTAAACTTATATCCAACGTAACCTATGAGGTAGTTTTAGTCAGCTTGTTTCGCAACAGTTCTGTGGTGGCGACAGCATCTCGCTGGTATTGTTCTGAACCTTCCTGCAAACGTAAAGCGTCAGCGCTGATAGCGTCGATACTGCCAACGGCTATCTCTTTCAGATAAAGCACCAAATAAACCACATCAACAGCATCCGGAACAGAAATGTACCAACGGGGATGATCGTAATCATCAGCTTCTGGCCAACTCGTGATGCCGGCAACAGAAATCAGAATATCGACACAGGGGCCAATGCTGTTCCCACCATCAAAATGCAGCGCTACCGCCCCTCGAGAGCCAACCCGATGCGGATGACATGTTACATTGCACTGCATAGGTAAACGCTGGCGAATAGCATTACGTAACTGCTGGAGTTCGTTATGGTTTTTCAGGGAGATTTCTGCCTCACCTTGCGGTTTCAAACCAAAAAGTACGGGAAAATGGCCACCTTCCGGCTGGACGCTCGGCGTAGGGTATTTCAATGTCATCATGCTGTTACTTTCTCCTGGTCAACCAAACCACGGGCTTTATCTAGCGCTTTGGCGACCCGCATTGCCGCCTCCAGCTCCGAACAATGGAATTCATTCATCAAACGACGTCGTTCCACTTTTTCTTCTTTTTCCGTCATACCGAGCGCCAGGTACAAACTGGGAGGAACCGCACGGAACAATGCCTGGACGTTCTTCGATAAAACGACGCCCTCTGTGTAGCATTTATCCAACTTACTGGCTGACATCAGCACTGATTTCTGTTCATCCGTCAGGGATTTAAAGCGACTGATATCATCAACTTCCTTTTTCGGCATAACGAGACACAGCCACCATTCGGCCATATTGAGCATTTTGCCGGCCGCATCGGGGAAGTCTTCCAGGTTCTGCGTGGCTAGCCAAAGCCATGCCCCCAATTTTCGCCACATTTTGACGATCTTGGTCATATAGGGAGCCAACAGTGGGTTAACCGTTGCAATATGTGCCTCATCGACAGCAAAAACGATATCCCGTTTCTTGTATTGGTCACGCTCGGCAATGTTGTTAATGGTGTTCGTCAGTGACACCATGGTCAACGCCATCTGTGCTTCGTACCCTTCGCGTGCAAAATAGCCCAGATCAATCAGCGTGACGTCAGCTTCTGGCCAAAGCTGCCCTTCACGGTTAAACAGCTCTGCTTCAAAACTCCCCTCCTGTGTGAAAATACCTAAAGACTCTGCCATCTCGGCCGCTTTAGTTCGCCGCTGCTCATTACGTTCTACATCCATAGAGATATCGAGCAATGCGCGTTGTAAATGCGAAGGCAGCATTTGTTCCGAAGCCGCGTAGGAAGCTTTGGCGGCCATAACCAAGGCCTCACGGATCATCGCCCGGTCGGCACGCTTTAGTTCGGCTTCTTCTTTAGCATCCCCACCAGTGATCATCATGCGGGCAGAAATTTCCATTTCACCCAAAATGTCCCGTTTTTCTTTTTTATCCTCCTGTTCGTCCCCTTGATCTTCTGTATCATCTTCTGTATCAGCGTCCAGTTCAGGCAGTGCATCTGCATCAATGGCCAGAGGAACATCACTGTTCAACAACTGATAAGCATCACCAAACAACGGCAGACTCAACCCATTGCCCGGTTTGATACTGACCTTATTCACCGTCAGTCCAAGGCTTTCAAAATAATCGGCCAACAGCCCAAATGAGTTGCCGGCTTCAGCAATGAACAGTCGGGGGCGGTGTATGGCCATCACCTGCGATAACATCGCGCACATCGTTGCCGACTTGCCGGCGCCGGTCGGTCCAAATATCAATTTATGAGCATTTTGGCTGCGATCACTTTTATTCAACGGATCGAATGAAAATACGTCTCCCCCGCGGTTGAAAAAGCTGATCCCGGGATTCCCCGTACCGGTTTCACGACCCGTTACAGGTAATAACCCAGCCAGATGCTGTACCCACGTTAGCCGGGTATACCAGTGTTTCTTATCGGTTTCCGGGTTGAAGCACATAGGGAGTGCACGCAGATAGCTGTTAAGTGGTGCAACGTCATACTCCGGTCGCACAGGTTGTAAACTTGCACCGAGTAACACCGTCGTCAGCTCTACGCGTTTATGATTGAGCGTTTCCACATCATCAGCACGCAGCAAAAATGTTAGCCCGGCACGGTAAAGCTTATGCCGATTTCCCAGGTACTCTTTGACGGTTTTAACATCCTGGCGAACACGTCCAGACTCGGTGTTCTCGCCTACTGCTTTCTTCGATAGCCGGGTAAAATCAGCTTCCAGTTTATCTTGCGGCTGTACCACTATGGTCATACACAGGGTGGTACCTTCCGGAAAGAGATCCATTAACGCATTGATCTTTTCTCCCCGGAGCATTTCCCCTGTAATCGCTCCAGGTTTTGGCGGGCGCCGTAATTTCTCGACCGGCAACGCACAATGCGCCTGATTATCAAACCACCATACGCCGTTCTCCACGTCCGAACGTGGCGGATTGAACCATAGCGTTTCCGTAAAATCATTGAGTACCGGCATGGTGCCATCAGGTGTATCGCGTCGGTCAAAATAGGCGGCCTGACGATATAACGTCTCTTTATCGACCCATTCCGGCGACGGATTAAAATGACGCAGCAACCAGCCATGTACCTGATGGCCATTCTGTCGCACACACATTACCCCAGCGCCAGACAATGCACTGGTCACACGTTCACATACCTGGTTGAGCATCGCGATCGGCGGCATCGGGTCTCGGTTGTTTTTACCAATCCAGCGATAAACCACCATACGCGTACGACGCTGCTGACCACGCCAGGGCTGGCCGGTAATTTTAGTATCAGTAAATAACCCTTCCGAACGAGCAATCCCCCGTAAATGACGCTCTGTTTCCTTCAGCCAGGCCTCCGAAAATGGCGAACCTTGGGCATGTGGTTTGACATACCCCCTCAGGCGATCAAGATAGGTATCAACGTTGTTCTCATCCTGGCAGAAGAACTGGACAACCCAAGGGTTCTCATCATGATCCTCAAAGCTGTCCTGCAAGGCGTCCTCCACCGTATCGCGGATTTGTTCCAGGCGCTCTTCCGTACGCCCCTCTGTCGCAACAGGAGAAACTTCATATACAGCACCGACAGAGATGCCGTCATCCAACAACAGGCATTTATCGTTATCCAGGAACTCAGCCCACGGCAGGTAATCAATGATTGAAGGGTTAGCGTGATTCAGCTTTACTTCATCCTGGATCGTCATCTTCCCGGGGCGTTGCAGTGACGCTCGTCCAGCGACCTGAAGTGGAATGCCTTCAGCAAGACTTCCGATCACCTCATCAGACACTGGCATTTTCCGAGATCGGGACAGGCGCTTTTTATTAAATAGTGAGAACATTACAGTGCCTCCACGCGTTCACCCGGCATCGCATACTGGGTCTGGCTATAGAACGGAAAGACCGTGCTGTATCCGGGAACCGGTGTACTGCCCTCCGCCAGATGAGGAAAAATGTATATCACCATGTCTGGGTTCGGCAGACGGGGAAACTGTTGGCTGATTTCACTCTCCTGAGTACGGCTGTAACTCCGGTCGTCATGTAACGACGTTTGAAGCTCCAATGCACTCAGCGGTCGGCGTAATGTATCTCTGGCCTGGGCTGAACGTCGAGTTGTTCCCTCACCATCTACACCATTCCATAATTCCAACATGGAGTGCTCACCAGCTGGCAGCATTTCTTCTTTTGAGGTCGAGCACCCGCTCAATAACACCATAATAAGCAGTGTGGCCATAATCTGGCATTTAGGCATGTGTTTCTCCAGAACGTCGGAATAAATGAAAATGACCGGCAATGAGCGAAAATGACCGACACATCGGGTGACGGGATAATTCGGCAACCGTCATCCGTACGGTGTGCCAGTCATTAAGATGGCCCTGTTCGATGGCCATCAGGAAAGGATCGGTCTGTTTTTCCAGAAAACAGGCCAGTTCAAAGCGTTTGAGTGATGCGGGCGGTAGTTGTCTGACAAAAAAGCAGCCTTCCAGCACCGGAATACAATGGCTACCAACATCAAGAAATAGTGCGTCATTAACCCAGTAAAGCGACGCTTGCGCTGATTCAGCCAGACTCTTGGCTAGTAATTCAGAATCGGACTGACAATAGTGAATATCAATCCGTAGCTGATCGGTTGCGGATGCCGTACTAAAGATCCAGATGTTTTCCCAGCAGTCGTGAATGGTTTCCATCTCGCCTCCTCAATCCAAACCACGTTGGTTACTGCCATCAGCCGGTAACGAGAAGTCGTATCGAACCTTGCGGCCCTTGTCTTCATAATCAATCGCCAGTTGTCTCGTAATATGCACAGCTAATCGCATACCTGGCGGGACATAAATCGCATCAAATGTCTGGCCGTAGCGCTGTTTCACCCAGTCAGTCGTCTCATTCAGACCACCGGCCAGCGCCTTACCAAGAACCGCCTGGCCCGCGTCCCCCGTGAGTGAGGAGGTCATCCCACCATAGCCATTTGTTTGCGTCGTCTGCTGGTTTTGACTCAGCGCACCAGCAGCACCAGAGCCAGCAGACAAAGCAAAAATGGTGGGCAGATAGGTAGATGCGTTAGATTTGCGCTCCCCGCCGATACAGGGGATCCCCGCTTCATCAGAAATCCAGCCAATACCACCGCTGGTACTACTCTCCCCTTGGTTGCTACCGCCATTATTGCTATTACTGTTGCCATTAGCGTCAGCTCGCGGCAATGTACGAACGGTGCCATCGGCAAACACAAACGTAATACTATTGACCTGGCCACGAACGCACGACAACGTCCAGTCACCGCTGGCAGTACCCGACACGATCGCCCCCTCAACATCCGGCAAATCGATACCATTTGCGGTTAGGTTGTCTTTACCAATGAGTACCTTGAATGGATAGGGATCAGTCACAGTGCCATTAATCGGGACGCGCCCTAGCAGCGCCGTCATTGCCCGACTGCCGATCAGTGTGGAATTCTCAGGTAAGGTGTAAACTGGCTCTGCTGTAACCTCATTTTTTTCGTTCGAGTACCCTTTCACCTGTTGCTCATACGCCGCTTTCTGGCGCGTTAACTCATTGTCATTAAGAAATGAGGTAGGAAACTGAGGCAATGCAGGCATACCAGAACTGGAAGCCTTATTAGGGTCAGTGGGTTTCTGATCTTTTGGCTGTACCCATATCAGGCCATCCGCACCCTGCGACATCGTACCGTTCGAACCACTCCCCATGCCGTCCAGCCCTAACCCCAGAGGAATATCACCGTGCCCAGAGGCGTCCTGGTAGTTACTCCCTCCGCTAATATGGCCTCCGGGATTACTCATCGTATTAGCCAGTTTATCGGTCAGTTCCTGAATTTTATTCTGTAGCCGTAACTGTTCATCCTGTAAGCGTTTTTGCTGTGTATCGTAGGACTGCTGCACGCCAGAAACAGCTTCATTCACTTGCCCTGACACATCGGTACTACGGCGGGTCAATGCCTCATTTTGTTTTTTCAGGTCCTCATTTTGCTGGCTCAATCTGCCTAAATCATGGCGCACCTGATTTAACGAGCCGACCAACGTACGTAACGTATCCTCGGGAGTATCACCCGCGACGCCCAACGCTTTGAGTTCATCTGGAGACAACCCCAGTGTTGTCGTTGCTGTATCAGCGGCATTCTGTGTCTGGGTTGAATCTGATTGGCAACTCTTTACGCCAATCAGTGCACCGATGGCCAGCACCGATGGCACAATCACTTTGACCAACGTATTGGACTTAATTTGCATGAACACGATCCTTCTTACTGGCCTTACCTGATGTTGGCGGCATTTTGGCGACCGGCTCTGCGACAAATGCCAGTTCCGGACGGCTATCGGTGACCAGGTATAATGTTGTCGTGTCTTC contains:
- a CDS encoding TIGR03751 family conjugal transfer lipoprotein, which codes for MPKCQIMATLLIMVLLSGCSTSKEEMLPAGEHSMLELWNGVDGEGTTRRSAQARDTLRRPLSALELQTSLHDDRSYSRTQESEISQQFPRLPNPDMVIYIFPHLAEGSTPVPGYSTVFPFYSQTQYAMPGERVEAL
- a CDS encoding acetyltransferase is translated as MMTLKYPTPSVQPEGGHFPVLFGLKPQGEAEISLKNHNELQQLRNAIRQRLPMQCNVTCHPHRVGSRGAVALHFDGGNSIGPCVDILISVAGITSWPEADDYDHPRWYISVPDAVDVVYLVLYLKEIAVGSIDAISADALRLQEGSEQYQRDAVATTELLRNKLTKTTS
- a CDS encoding conjugative transfer ATPase; translation: MFSLFNKKRLSRSRKMPVSDEVIGSLAEGIPLQVAGRASLQRPGKMTIQDEVKLNHANPSIIDYLPWAEFLDNDKCLLLDDGISVGAVYEVSPVATEGRTEERLEQIRDTVEDALQDSFEDHDENPWVVQFFCQDENNVDTYLDRLRGYVKPHAQGSPFSEAWLKETERHLRGIARSEGLFTDTKITGQPWRGQQRRTRMVVYRWIGKNNRDPMPPIAMLNQVCERVTSALSGAGVMCVRQNGHQVHGWLLRHFNPSPEWVDKETLYRQAAYFDRRDTPDGTMPVLNDFTETLWFNPPRSDVENGVWWFDNQAHCALPVEKLRRPPKPGAITGEMLRGEKINALMDLFPEGTTLCMTIVVQPQDKLEADFTRLSKKAVGENTESGRVRQDVKTVKEYLGNRHKLYRAGLTFLLRADDVETLNHKRVELTTVLLGASLQPVRPEYDVAPLNSYLRALPMCFNPETDKKHWYTRLTWVQHLAGLLPVTGRETGTGNPGISFFNRGGDVFSFDPLNKSDRSQNAHKLIFGPTGAGKSATMCAMLSQVMAIHRPRLFIAEAGNSFGLLADYFESLGLTVNKVSIKPGNGLSLPLFGDAYQLLNSDVPLAIDADALPELDADTEDDTEDQGDEQEDKKEKRDILGEMEISARMMITGGDAKEEAELKRADRAMIREALVMAAKASYAASEQMLPSHLQRALLDISMDVERNEQRRTKAAEMAESLGIFTQEGSFEAELFNREGQLWPEADVTLIDLGYFAREGYEAQMALTMVSLTNTINNIAERDQYKKRDIVFAVDEAHIATVNPLLAPYMTKIVKMWRKLGAWLWLATQNLEDFPDAAGKMLNMAEWWLCLVMPKKEVDDISRFKSLTDEQKSVLMSASKLDKCYTEGVVLSKNVQALFRAVPPSLYLALGMTEKEEKVERRRLMNEFHCSELEAAMRVAKALDKARGLVDQEKVTA
- a CDS encoding TIGR03752 family integrating conjugative element protein, yielding MQIKSNTLVKVIVPSVLAIGALIGVKSCQSDSTQTQNAADTATTTLGLSPDELKALGVAGDTPEDTLRTLVGSLNQVRHDLGRLSQQNEDLKKQNEALTRRSTDVSGQVNEAVSGVQQSYDTQQKRLQDEQLRLQNKIQELTDKLANTMSNPGGHISGGSNYQDASGHGDIPLGLGLDGMGSGSNGTMSQGADGLIWVQPKDQKPTDPNKASSSGMPALPQFPTSFLNDNELTRQKAAYEQQVKGYSNEKNEVTAEPVYTLPENSTLIGSRAMTALLGRVPINGTVTDPYPFKVLIGKDNLTANGIDLPDVEGAIVSGTASGDWTLSCVRGQVNSITFVFADGTVRTLPRADANGNSNSNNGGSNQGESSTSGGIGWISDEAGIPCIGGERKSNASTYLPTIFALSAGSGAAGALSQNQQTTQTNGYGGMTSSLTGDAGQAVLGKALAGGLNETTDWVKQRYGQTFDAIYVPPGMRLAVHITRQLAIDYEDKGRKVRYDFSLPADGSNQRGLD
- a CDS encoding hsdR produces the protein MNTQKLRTGNLELSPEIRGLMDNGMDFLQKAQDEFSTSPTHSIVSFWTAVELLLKVPLAHEHWSLVCSGRKIIRANYLTGDFQSISFAETCERLSDVLEKPLPPATLKAFNKIRKHRNRVVHFYHDAFTEEAKARLLAEQADAWFALNRLMQEDWKSLFEGALGYYLAGQETNLLIKNTYYADVKFTQVKQSIDDHRKSGGQVIDCYLCGKSAALVKDVFEINGYSIKTSSCQVCNSSQDKVAEFSCPECNEQQTLRAWHETDFECTKCQHSVPRYELFDTSSYSQDDYHCASTPAGCSECEVDDSVCEFGEGYFCTQCFSFFESIDQCDCCGHYSTDIDEFSVITGCSFCNGHPETWPDGGD